Proteins found in one Lutimonas zeaxanthinifaciens genomic segment:
- a CDS encoding cation transporter yields the protein MNKSVFEIHKMDCPSEENLIRMKLDGISSIEYLDFDIPNRKLTVYHSGKPEEIEVSILELNLGAEKISTQPTNQKDFTSNTEQKKILWAVLVINFGFFIIEIIAGLIGNSMGLIADSLDMLADSFVYGMSLFAVGGTLLRKKRIAKVAGYFQITLAIIGFSEVFRRFIGEEVLPDFSTMIIVSVLALIANGICLYILQKSKSKEEAHMKASMIFTSNDVIINLGVITAGLFVNWLSSNIPDLIIGSIVFVLVIQGAIRILKLGK from the coding sequence ATGAATAAATCCGTATTTGAGATTCACAAAATGGATTGTCCTTCTGAGGAAAATCTAATCCGAATGAAATTGGATGGGATTTCAAGTATTGAATATCTGGACTTTGATATACCAAACCGAAAACTGACCGTTTATCACAGTGGAAAACCAGAGGAGATTGAGGTTTCCATTCTTGAACTGAATTTAGGTGCAGAAAAGATCTCGACTCAACCCACCAATCAAAAAGATTTTACTTCAAATACAGAACAGAAAAAGATTCTTTGGGCTGTTCTTGTAATCAATTTCGGTTTCTTCATTATTGAAATTATAGCCGGGCTGATTGGCAATTCAATGGGGCTCATCGCAGATAGCCTGGATATGCTTGCAGACAGTTTTGTTTATGGCATGAGTTTATTCGCCGTGGGTGGCACGCTGCTTAGAAAAAAGAGAATCGCCAAGGTTGCCGGATATTTTCAAATTACGTTGGCAATAATTGGATTTTCTGAAGTTTTCAGGCGTTTTATTGGGGAAGAAGTCCTTCCAGACTTTTCAACAATGATCATCGTTTCGGTTCTAGCTCTAATAGCGAATGGTATTTGCCTATATATTTTACAAAAGTCTAAAAGCAAGGAGGAAGCTCATATGAAAGCCAGTATGATTTTTACTTCCAATGATGTAATCATCAATTTAGGCGTTATAACTGCCGGTCTTTTTGTGAATTGGCTAAGTTCTAATATACCAGATTTGATAATTGGATCCATTGTTTTTGTTCTTGTCATTCAAGGAGCCATAAGAATCTTAAAGCTAGGAAAATAG
- a CDS encoding alpha/beta hydrolase family protein: MRKGLFKLIVVVLILLIGMSIGIFLGRNNSTLIIKPMKMLFKKYLLTKNSHWGEDFNIVEIKSSKDNTVQKSYFYKSKSSNPKPLIVSLHAWSGDFSENDRLAEISVLKDLNYIHPNFRGPNNEVDACCSELAVTDIDDAITYAINNSNVDNGEIYVIGLSGGGYATFCAFMKSKHRVKKFSAWASISDLVAWYNESKIRNNQFATDILDCTGSENGIDIKRAKERSPLYWQTPIEKLKNSKLTIYAGVYDGVKGSVPITHSFNFYNKILSEISVEDTSLYVSNYEKLKLLEKREKIAEFGKIGDREIYLKKEFINLSIIIFEGDHEILPEFAINDLLKD, translated from the coding sequence ATGAGAAAGGGACTTTTTAAATTAATAGTTGTAGTTCTTATTTTATTGATTGGAATGTCAATTGGGATATTTCTAGGTCGAAATAATTCGACTTTGATTATAAAACCAATGAAAATGTTATTTAAAAAGTATCTTCTAACAAAAAATAGCCATTGGGGCGAAGATTTTAATATAGTTGAGATCAAATCTAGTAAAGACAATACCGTTCAGAAATCATATTTTTATAAATCAAAATCGAGCAATCCGAAACCCTTGATTGTAAGTTTACACGCATGGAGTGGAGATTTTTCAGAAAATGACAGATTAGCAGAGATTTCTGTTCTGAAAGATTTGAATTATATACATCCAAATTTTCGGGGTCCGAATAATGAAGTTGATGCTTGCTGCAGTGAACTAGCCGTAACCGACATTGACGATGCAATAACCTACGCTATAAATAACTCAAATGTTGATAATGGCGAAATATATGTAATTGGTTTAAGCGGTGGTGGTTACGCAACATTTTGTGCGTTTATGAAATCTAAACATAGAGTGAAAAAGTTTTCAGCTTGGGCATCTATTTCAGACCTCGTTGCATGGTACAATGAAAGCAAAATACGAAATAATCAATTCGCAACTGATATTCTTGATTGTACGGGTTCGGAAAATGGAATAGATATTAAAAGAGCGAAAGAGAGGTCCCCACTCTATTGGCAAACACCAATAGAAAAATTAAAAAATTCAAAACTAACTATTTATGCCGGTGTTTATGATGGCGTAAAAGGAAGTGTTCCTATAACTCATTCATTCAATTTCTATAATAAAATATTGTCTGAAATATCCGTTGAGGATACATCATTATATGTTTCGAATTATGAGAAATTAAAATTGCTGGAAAAGAGAGAAAAAATTGCAGAATTTGGTAAAATTGGAGATAGAGAAATTTATTTAAAGAAAGAATTTATTAATTTATCAATAATAATATTTGAGGGGGATCATGAAATTTTACCGGAATTTGCCATTAATGATTTACTTAAGGATTGA
- a CDS encoding gluconate 2-dehydrogenase subunit 3 family protein codes for MKRRELIKMISLSTGAVLSIPLSNSLLIACKKVEPVKKSVFTPRFFNQQEFLFVQDLLDIILPKTDSPSANEVGVDQIIDTMIGTVYSPDQQEAFNTKFTALTKYMSDKNKSVAIQELIISDAENDKMAKNALIDLKQQAVAYYLTTKEVATNYLNYLPVPGAYQACISLESVGGKAWAL; via the coding sequence ATGAAAAGAAGAGAGCTTATAAAAATGATATCGCTGTCAACGGGAGCGGTTCTGTCTATTCCGTTATCAAACTCGTTGCTTATCGCTTGTAAAAAAGTGGAGCCTGTCAAAAAATCTGTTTTTACACCTCGTTTTTTTAATCAACAGGAATTTTTATTTGTACAGGATCTGTTGGATATTATTCTTCCTAAAACAGATAGTCCATCGGCGAATGAAGTTGGTGTGGATCAGATCATAGATACGATGATTGGAACGGTTTATAGTCCGGATCAGCAGGAAGCTTTCAATACTAAATTTACAGCCCTGACAAAATACATGAGCGACAAAAATAAGTCGGTTGCCATTCAGGAATTGATAATATCTGATGCGGAAAATGATAAAATGGCTAAAAATGCCCTTATCGATTTAAAACAGCAAGCAGTTGCTTACTACTTGACAACCAAAGAGGTTGCTACGAATTACTTGAATTACTTACCTGTTCCCGGAGCTTATCAGGCGTGTATTTCATTAGAATCAGTTGGAGGAAAAGCCTGGGCATTATGA
- a CDS encoding VOC family protein, producing the protein MGEHNNHKNYLEFKAGNLEEVKSFYQECFQWRFKDYGPDYTSFSNSGIAGGFERSEDPAVNGALVVLYHSDLESIKETILRNGGIISNEIFSFPGGRRFHFMDPSGNELAVWSDR; encoded by the coding sequence ATGGGAGAACATAACAATCATAAAAATTACTTAGAATTTAAGGCCGGTAATCTGGAAGAAGTAAAATCATTTTACCAAGAATGCTTTCAATGGAGATTTAAGGATTATGGGCCAGATTATACTTCTTTTTCGAACAGTGGGATTGCAGGTGGTTTTGAAAGATCTGAAGATCCAGCTGTAAATGGCGCCCTGGTGGTCCTGTACCATTCAGATCTTGAAAGTATCAAAGAAACGATCCTTAGGAATGGAGGAATAATTTCAAATGAAATATTCTCATTTCCCGGAGGCCGAAGATTTCATTTTATGGACCCTTCAGGTAATGAATTGGCCGTTTGGTCTGACAGGTAA
- a CDS encoding acyltransferase family protein, producing the protein MVKSKRIYQIDLFRFIAALSVVFYHYFFRGYAADEMSDLNFEDVGGLFKYGYLGVDLFFIISGFVITLSINKRSISKFIISRITRLYPIYWMCVSLTFLVVILFGSPRYHAQLVQYILNLTMFHNYLGIESIDGVYWTLFVEMKFYIFVIGSYLIINKIKRIDLDYLVYFWTSLSLLFLFMNNIYILKVINFFFILNWSSYFIAGIVFYQIYNRGISLQYFFLLMILFLLSLHYAFLKIEFYEMQYNAPFSKLIGGGIIFIFYLIMLLVATNKLKSINSPKLISLGMLTYPLYLIHQIIGFIILNNLGIYFNKYVVVAATLIVMLVVSYLLSKYYEPYFSNYLKIKLEKFSAKYKNKKIKKIKNLNNFFFI; encoded by the coding sequence ATGGTGAAAAGTAAACGAATATATCAAATCGATCTTTTTAGATTCATAGCTGCATTAAGTGTTGTATTTTACCATTATTTTTTTAGAGGTTATGCCGCAGATGAAATGTCTGATTTGAACTTTGAAGATGTTGGAGGGTTATTTAAATATGGTTATCTAGGAGTTGATCTATTTTTTATTATCAGTGGATTTGTAATAACTCTTTCTATCAACAAAAGGTCCATATCAAAATTTATTATTTCTCGAATTACGAGATTATATCCTATATATTGGATGTGTGTTTCTTTGACTTTTTTAGTAGTTATTTTATTCGGATCTCCAAGATATCACGCTCAGCTGGTTCAATATATTTTGAATCTAACTATGTTTCATAATTATTTAGGAATAGAAAGCATAGATGGCGTTTATTGGACACTCTTTGTAGAAATGAAATTTTATATTTTCGTTATTGGTTCTTACTTAATTATAAATAAAATAAAAAGGATTGATTTGGATTATTTGGTGTATTTCTGGACTTCTTTATCCTTATTATTTCTCTTTATGAATAATATATATATTCTTAAAGTTATTAATTTCTTTTTTATCTTAAATTGGAGCTCTTATTTTATTGCTGGTATCGTTTTTTATCAGATATATAATAGAGGAATATCTTTGCAGTATTTCTTTCTTTTGATGATTTTATTTTTGTTATCCCTTCATTATGCCTTTTTGAAAATTGAATTTTATGAGATGCAATATAATGCTCCATTTTCAAAATTAATTGGAGGAGGGATAATATTTATATTCTATCTGATAATGTTATTGGTAGCGACCAATAAATTAAAAAGTATCAATTCTCCGAAACTGATTTCTCTTGGGATGCTGACATATCCATTATACTTGATACATCAAATTATCGGTTTTATAATTTTAAATAATCTCGGGATTTATTTTAATAAGTATGTGGTGGTGGCTGCTACATTAATTGTGATGTTAGTGGTTTCATATTTGTTAAGTAAATATTATGAACCATATTTTTCAAATTATTTGAAAATTAAATTAGAAAAGTTTTCAGCAAAGTACAAGAATAAGAAAATAAAAAAAATCAAAAATTTGAATAATTTTTTTTTCATTTAA
- a CDS encoding cupin domain-containing protein produces the protein MKTFKIKPYQKIMMSLAFVLLTIGVNAQSHEMPETENSIATTIDNKDLEWLPAPDFFPDCSFTILHGDITKPNLDFFFRIEPNTKVINHTHNSPERMILISGDLEVQYEGEEPVVLKAGSYAYGPGGKPHKAKCLDNGPCVLFVAMVDPFDAVPVKKE, from the coding sequence ATGAAAACCTTTAAAATCAAACCCTACCAAAAAATCATGATGTCATTAGCCTTTGTTTTACTAACAATTGGAGTTAATGCACAGAGTCATGAGATGCCTGAAACAGAAAATTCAATCGCCACAACCATTGACAACAAAGATTTAGAATGGTTACCTGCTCCGGATTTTTTTCCAGATTGCTCCTTTACCATTCTTCATGGTGATATCACTAAACCTAATTTAGATTTTTTCTTTAGAATTGAACCAAATACAAAAGTCATAAATCATACTCATAATTCACCTGAACGAATGATTTTGATTTCAGGAGATCTTGAGGTTCAATACGAAGGAGAAGAACCTGTGGTTTTAAAAGCGGGCTCTTATGCCTATGGCCCTGGCGGAAAGCCGCATAAAGCAAAATGCCTTGATAACGGCCCATGTGTTTTATTTGTCGCTATGGTTGACCCATTTGATGCTGTGCCTGTTAAGAAAGAGTAA